In the Sandaracinus amylolyticus genome, GGTCGAGATGCAGGTTGCGAGCGGTGGTGGCGCGCAGGTCGCGGAGGGCGGCGGCGAGCTGCCGGTGGTGCCGATCATCCTGTTCTCGGCGGGCGGCGCGGCGCTGATCGCGGGTGCGATCATGGGCGGCATCGCGCTCTCGGACGCCGAGAACGCGCCGGGTCGCGACTCGCCCGAGGCCGACGCGGCGCGCGGTCTCGCGCTCGGCGCGGACATCACGATGGGCGCCGGCGTCGCGCTCGCGGCAGCGGGATTGATCGTGCTGCTCGTGAGCGACTCGGGCGGCGGCGAGGAGCGCCAGCCCGAGCGCATCTCGCTCGCGCCGTGGGGCGGCTCGAGCGGCGGCGGCGTCGCGGTCGCGGGGTCGTTCTGATGTTCTTCGCTTCGTGGGGGCGTGAGATGAAGATGACGACGATGCGTGTCCTGCTCGCGGCGCTGGCGATCGGCGCAGGCGTGAGCGGTGCAGGTTGCTCGGTGATCGTGGACGACGCGATCCAGGATCGCGACGCGGGGGCCGTGGAGTCGTGCACCGGCGTCACGAACGGAACCGAGTGCGGCAACGGGCGCGTCTGCGTCGACGAGGCGTGCGCCGTGAGCACGTGCGGCGACGGAGTCGTCGACACCGCGCGCGACGAGCAATGCGACGACGGCAACGACGAACGCGGCGACGGCTGCGAGCCGACGAGCTGCATCTTCACGTGCTCGATCGACAGCGACTGCGCTGACGACGAAGAGTGCGACGGAGAGGCGAGGTGTGAGGAGCACCGCTGCGTGCCCGGCACGGACCTCGACGACGGAGCCGAGTGCACGCTCGCCGACGTGCCCGACGTGGACGCCGGGATGCCGGACGCCGGCATCGAGGACGCCGGCGTCGACTTCGACGGCGGGACCGACGATCCGACGATCGGTCAGTGTCGCGCCGGCGTGTGCGTGAGCCGCGGCTGCGGCAACGGCGTGCTCGGCGAGGGTGAAGAGTGCGACGACGGCAACAGCGAGGACGGCGACGGTTGCGACACGGATTGCACGTACAGCTGCGAGAACGACGCGGAGTGTCAGAACGAAACGGTCTGCGACGGGACGGAGACCTGCGAGGTCGCGACGCACACCTGCTCGGCCGGTGATGCGCTCGACTGCGCCGACGCCGAGAACTTCACCAACGGACGCGGCGACTGGGGCCCCGACTGCACGGTCGACACGTGCGATCCCCTGATGGGATGCGTTCACACCTTGCGTGACGCCGACGCCGATGGATACCCGCCGAGCGCATACGTGCTCGACGGCACGAGCTACTCGTGCCTCGGGACCGCCGCGAACGACTGCAACGACGTCGACGAGACGGTGTACCCGGGCGCCGAGGAGATCTGCGATGGGCGCGACAACAACTGCGTCGGCGGCGCGGACGAGACGGCGCCCACGCACTATGCGGATTGCGACGGCGACGGCTTCGCGGCTCTGAATCCGACCACCGCACCGATGGTCTGCACGCCGCCGGCGAACACCGGTTGTCCGAACCCGGCGATCGCGCGGTGGACGACGACTCGCCCCATCGCAGGCAATCGCACGACGTACGACTGCAACGACGCGAATCCGAGCGTGTTCCCGGGGCAGGAGACGTGGTTCGCGAGCGCGATCCCCGGAGCTCCGGCGCTGAGTGCCTACGACTACAATTGCGACGGCACGAACCAGCAGGAGCGTCCCGACCCGCCCCC is a window encoding:
- a CDS encoding MopE-related protein, producing MRVLLAALAIGAGVSGAGCSVIVDDAIQDRDAGAVESCTGVTNGTECGNGRVCVDEACAVSTCGDGVVDTARDEQCDDGNDERGDGCEPTSCIFTCSIDSDCADDEECDGEARCEEHRCVPGTDLDDGAECTLADVPDVDAGMPDAGIEDAGVDFDGGTDDPTIGQCRAGVCVSRGCGNGVLGEGEECDDGNSEDGDGCDTDCTYSCENDAECQNETVCDGTETCEVATHTCSAGDALDCADAENFTNGRGDWGPDCTVDTCDPLMGCVHTLRDADADGYPPSAYVLDGTSYSCLGTAANDCNDVDETVYPGAEEICDGRDNNCVGGADETAPTHYADCDGDGFAALNPTTAPMVCTPPANTGCPNPAIARWTTTRPIAGNRTTYDCNDANPSVFPGQETWFASAIPGAPALSAYDYNCDGTNQQERPDPPPCTTPPCFVIIPCINGRCYRDFGWSDNTAPACGAQENYDYCVNGRTSCGTNTQLYRQRCR